In the Actinomycetota bacterium genome, TTGCCCTCCCCTCGGAAAGGATATAAGCAATCCTTCTCGCAGCTATATTCTTTTCGCAAACGATCAATTTTGACATTTAAAATCCCTTTTATTCAGAGTTCCGGGTTTTCGAGTTCCGAGTTTCGGAATTCGGGTTTCGGTTTCTCCCCTTCCTATCGAGTCACAAGAAACTTATTTTTTAACCAGGTAACCCAAGTGTTTATTCCCTGTCCTGTTGTGCAGGAGACTTCAAAGATTTGGAGATTTGCATTTAATTTCGTCGCGGATTCCCTCACTTTTTGAACGTTAAAATTGGTTTGGTTAAGTAGATCTATTTTATTGAGGACGAGAACAGAGCATAGGGTAAACATCTGAGGATATTTGAGGGGTTTATCATCACCCTCGGGGGTGCTTAAAATCATCAGTTTCAGATCCTCTCCCAGATTGAACTCCGCTGGACAGACGAGATTGCCCACGTTTTCGATGATCAGTAGATCGATGTCATCCAAATTTAAAAGATTTAGGGCATTCTTGATCATATTGGCATCGAGATGGCAGGCACCACCGGTATTTATCTGGACGGCGGGTGCTCCCTGTTCCCGAATTTTCTCCGCATCCACCTTCGAGGCGATGTCTCCTTCAATGACCGCCACTTTAAAATCATTCTTTAACTTCTCAAGAGTACGCAAAATAAAACTGGTTTTCCCAGCTCCAGGTGATGACATAATATTGATTACAAAGACCCCTTTGTCCTTAAATAATCGGGCATTCTCCCTGGCGATTGCTTCATTGGCTTCGAGGATCTTCTGAAGCACTTTTATCTCCATCTTTACCCCCAGTCCTCGTCACATCGTCACTCGACTCTCGAATCTCAAAAATTTCTCGAGGACGGGAGACGAGGGTCGATTTATTCTATCTCGATGCTAGACACGTAAAGTTCTCTTCCCGAAACGATTTCAGCGCTTAATACCCCACACTGGGGACAAATGAAATTATAGTCACTAGCCTCTCGAGTTTTTCCACACTTTGGACACTTGACCTTAATTGGTACATTTTCTACCTCAATTTCAGCACCCGCGGCCA is a window encoding:
- the hypB gene encoding hydrogenase nickel incorporation protein HypB codes for the protein MEIKVLQKILEANEAIARENARLFKDKGVFVINIMSSPGAGKTSFILRTLEKLKNDFKVAVIEGDIASKVDAEKIREQGAPAVQINTGGACHLDANMIKNALNLLNLDDIDLLIIENVGNLVCPAEFNLGEDLKLMILSTPEGDDKPLKYPQMFTLCSVLVLNKIDLLNQTNFNVQKVRESATKLNANLQIFEVSCTTGQGINTWVTWLKNKFLVTR
- the hypA gene encoding hydrogenase maturation nickel metallochaperone HypA, whose translation is MHELGITENILSIALEQAQQRGAQRILKIRLKIGEMTAVVDECIRFYFEILSKDTMAAGAEIEVENVPIKVKCPKCGKTREASDYNFICPQCGVLSAEIVSGRELYVSSIEIE